One genomic window of Evansella cellulosilytica DSM 2522 includes the following:
- a CDS encoding nuclease-related domain-containing protein, with protein MSVIKNRKEPLKLVILRLLASRMKLQEEYEQQLYSTEKGYEGELEFDQWIATINDDYLVINDLLIESNGTTFQIDSVIICYDSIFLVDVKNYTGDFYFDGNKFCKRNKNREYKNPLLQLERAESLFRQLLNELGLSFSVKPQLLFINPEFTLYNAKMDQPIIFRSQLKSFITKLQYPSQKLQKRHMHLANQLISYHQEESRYTQLPSYTYGDLKKGIMCKECRGEMVRHNKFKLLCKQCGKKEDSVRAILRSVEEFELLFPTQDIKVSTIYDWCGGIVTEKAIWSAISKKYTLIGKGRNFKYKKKE; from the coding sequence ATGAGCGTCATTAAAAATCGAAAAGAGCCATTGAAATTAGTAATTTTAAGGCTGTTGGCGTCAAGAATGAAGTTGCAGGAGGAGTATGAACAGCAGCTTTATAGTACTGAAAAAGGCTATGAAGGAGAACTAGAATTTGATCAATGGATAGCAACTATTAATGATGATTATTTAGTCATTAATGATCTATTGATTGAGTCAAATGGGACAACCTTTCAAATTGACTCCGTCATTATTTGTTACGATTCCATTTTCCTAGTAGATGTGAAAAACTATACGGGCGATTTTTATTTTGATGGTAACAAATTTTGTAAAAGGAACAAAAATAGAGAGTACAAAAACCCTCTGCTACAGCTTGAACGAGCCGAGTCCCTATTTCGCCAGCTACTGAATGAGCTTGGTTTAAGTTTTTCGGTAAAACCTCAATTGCTTTTTATTAATCCCGAATTTACACTATACAACGCAAAAATGGATCAACCAATTATCTTTAGATCACAATTAAAATCCTTCATCACAAAGCTTCAGTATCCTTCCCAAAAGCTTCAAAAACGTCATATGCATCTGGCTAATCAATTAATTTCTTACCACCAAGAGGAATCCCGATACACTCAATTACCGAGCTATACGTATGGAGATTTGAAAAAGGGGATTATGTGTAAAGAGTGTAGAGGGGAGATGGTGAGACACAACAAGTTTAAGTTGCTTTGTAAACAGTGTGGTAAGAAAGAAGACAGTGTTCGAGCTATTCTTAGAAGTGTTGAAGAGTTTGAATTGCTATTTCCAACGCAAGATATAAAGGTAAGCACAATCTATGATTGGTGTGGGGGGATTGTAACGGAAAAAGCAATCTGGAGTGCAATATCAAAAAAATATACACTTATTGGGAAAGGCCGTAATTTTAAGTATAAAAAGAAAGAGTAG
- the msrB gene encoding peptide-methionine (R)-S-oxide reductase MsrB → MSNLEKATFAGGCFWCMVKPFDEFPGIHQVVSGYSGGHTENPTYEEVSTDTTGHREVVQITFNPEVFPYEKLLEIFWRNIDPTDAGGQFHDRGEHYKTAIYYHSEEQRELAEVSKRNLEESGKFDKQIVTDILPAKTFYPAESGHQDYYKKNPFHYNRYYEGSGRKDFTESKWKVSKNEDELREKLTAIQYEVTQNNGTERPFQNEFYSNEDEGIYVDIVSGEPLFSSKDQYDAGCGWPSFTRPISHYHITDKLDQSHGMIRTEVRSKYGDSHLGHVFNDGPKEEGGLRYCINSAALKFIRKDDLEKEGYGEYKVMFEE, encoded by the coding sequence ATGAGTAATCTTGAAAAGGCAACATTTGCAGGCGGCTGCTTTTGGTGTATGGTAAAGCCATTTGATGAGTTTCCTGGCATTCATCAAGTTGTTTCTGGTTATTCAGGTGGGCATACTGAAAACCCAACATATGAAGAAGTTTCTACTGACACTACAGGTCACCGCGAAGTTGTTCAAATTACGTTTAATCCAGAGGTTTTTCCATATGAAAAGCTGTTAGAAATTTTTTGGAGGAATATAGATCCGACAGATGCTGGCGGTCAATTTCACGATCGCGGTGAGCACTATAAAACGGCAATTTATTACCATTCTGAAGAACAAAGAGAGCTTGCTGAAGTGTCGAAAAGGAATTTAGAGGAAAGTGGTAAGTTTGATAAGCAAATTGTAACGGATATTCTCCCAGCTAAGACTTTTTATCCTGCAGAATCAGGACATCAAGATTATTATAAGAAAAATCCGTTTCACTATAACCGCTATTATGAAGGTTCTGGCAGAAAGGATTTCACCGAGAGCAAGTGGAAGGTGTCTAAAAACGAGGATGAATTAAGGGAGAAGTTAACAGCTATTCAATATGAGGTAACCCAAAACAACGGTACTGAACGCCCTTTTCAAAATGAATTCTATTCAAATGAGGATGAGGGAATTTATGTAGATATCGTTTCTGGAGAGCCACTTTTCAGCTCGAAGGACCAGTACGATGCCGGCTGTGGTTGGCCAAGCTTCACTCGTCCAATTAGCCACTATCATATTACGGACAAACTTGATCAAAGTCACGGCATGATTCGCACTGAGGTACGCAGTAAGTATGGCGATTCCCACTTAGGGCACGTTTTTAACGACGGGCCAAAAGAAGAAGGCGGACTCCGCTACTGCATTAATTCAGCAGCATTAAAGTTCATCCGTAAAGATGACTTAGAAAAAGAAGGCTATGGTGAATATAAAGTGATGTTTGAGGAGTAG